A window of the Ipomoea triloba cultivar NCNSP0323 chromosome 14, ASM357664v1 genome harbors these coding sequences:
- the LOC116003673 gene encoding 60S ribosomal protein L7a-1, whose product MAPKKGVKLPAKKKAEKVVNPLFEKRPKQFGIGGALPPKKDLTRFVKWPQVVRIQRKRRILKQRLKVPPALNQFSKTLDKNLATNLFKMLLKYRPEDKAAKKERLLKRAQAESEGKTPELKKPIVVKYGLKHVTYLIEQNKAQLVVIAHDVDPIELVVWLPALCRKMEIPYCIVKGKARLGSIVHKKTASVLCLTSVKNEDKLEFSKILEAIKANFNDKYEENRKKWGGGIMGSKSQARTKAKERVLQKEAAQRMS is encoded by the exons ATG GCTCCGAAGAAAGGTGTAAAGCTTCCGGCAAAGAAGAAGGCGGAGAAGGTGGTGAACCCGCTGTTCGAGAAGCGGCCAAAGCAATTTGGAATCGGAGGTGCATTGCCGCCGAAGAAGGATCTTACCAGGTTCGTCAAATGGCCGCAAGTTGTTCGCATCcagaggaagaggaggatcCTCAAGCAACGCTTGAAGGTCCCACCAGCACTCAACCAGTTCTCCAAGACCCTTGATAAGAACCTAG CAACGAATCTCTTCAAGATGCTTCTCAAGTACAGGCCTGAGGATAAGGCTGCTAAGAAGGAACGTCTTTTGAAAAGGGCCCAGGCTGAAAGTGAGGGAAAGACACCTGAACTCAAGAAACCTATTGTTGTTAAGTATGGACTCAAACATGTCACTTATCTCATTGAGCAG aataaaGCCCAATTGGTGGTTATTGCTCATGATGTAGATCCAATTGAGTTGGTTGTTTGGCTTCCAGCTTTGTGCAGGAAGATGGAAATTCCCTACTGCATTGTGAAGGGAAAAGCAAGATTGGGTTCC ATTGTCCACAAGAAGACTGCATCAGTTTTGTGCTTGACCTCAGTGAAGAATGAGGATAAGTTGGAGTTCTCTAAGATTTTGGAGGCTATTAAG GCCAACTTCAATGACAAATATGAAGAGAACCGCAAAAAGTGGGGAGGTGGAATCATGGGTTCTAAATCCCAAGCTAGGACAAAGGCCAAGGAAAGGGTTCTTCAAAAGGAGGCAGCTCAGAGGATGTCTTAA